A genomic window from Salvia miltiorrhiza cultivar Shanhuang (shh) chromosome 5, IMPLAD_Smil_shh, whole genome shotgun sequence includes:
- the LOC131026568 gene encoding mannose-specific lectin alpha chain-like, with the protein MAKLLQTLISIALLLAAANTARSQTTSFAYDFWGDQPTELLYQGDAHFPSDSTFLRMTKTAATGNAVGYSVGRVVYPTPVTFWEAGAQVDFETTLNFIITPNPGDTNPADGFTFFIGPVGLPLGFTGGSYGIFNSAGVGPSVFAAEFDIFSNPGVDPSFRHIGIDIESNVSKNVTDVGNALLGQQATAVISYIEATKLITVKVTAGSQVYEVSYVFDLSTILPQQVQVGITGATGGQVAVHDLVSWYFTATLVHAGAATDQEEEGYIRQYV; encoded by the coding sequence ATGGCCAAGCTTCTTCAAACCCTAATCTCCATCGCCCTCCTCCTCGCCGCCGCCAACACGGCGCGGTCCCAAACGACGTCCTTCGCCTACGACTTCTGGGGCGACCAGCCGACCGAGCTCCTCTACCAAGGCGACGCCCATTTCCCGTCGGACTCCACCTTCCTCCGCATGACCAAGACCGCCGCCACTGGCAACGCGGTCGGGTACAGCGTCGGCCGGGTCGTGTACCCGACACCGGTCACGTTCTGGGAGGCCGGGGCGCAGGTCGACTTCGAGACCACCTTGAACTTCATCATAACCCCCAACCCCGGCGACACGAACCCGGCCGACGGCTTCACCTTCTTCATCGGCCCCGTCGGCCTACCCCTCGGCTTCACCGGCGGCAGCTACGGAATCTTCAACTCCGCGGGCGTCGGCCCCTCCGTCTTCGCCGCGGAATTCGACATCTTCTCCAACCCTGGAGTGGATCCCAGCTTTCGTCATATTGGGATCGACATCGAATCTAATGTTTCCAAAAATGTGACCGACGTCGGCAACGCGTTGCTCGGGCAGCAGGCGACTGCCGTCATCAGCTACATTGAAGCCACTAAACTGATCACCGTGAAAGTCACCGCCGGCTCACAAGTATACGAGGTGAGCTATGTGTTCGACCTGAGCACCATTCTTCCCCAGCAGGTGCAGGTCGGGATCACCGGGGCCACCGGAGGCCAAGTCGCCGTGCACGACCTCGTCTCGTGGTATTTCACGGCCACCCTCGTGCATGCCGGCGCCGCCACCGACCAAGAGGAGGAAGGGTACATCCGCCAATATGTgtga
- the LOC131026569 gene encoding polyphenol oxidase I, chloroplastic-like, whose amino-acid sequence MLLGLGGLYGLIRNAEALPIAPPDVSKCEPGGAYTFRNGEVISLDVNCCPPYADVQSDYKLPTFTKPRIRPAAHRLTPEYIAKYERAIQKMKDLDVTDPDDPRGFTQQANVHCAYCNGPYDQVNHEGIDIQVHNSWVFFPFHRWYLYFFERIMGELIEDPDFALPYWNWDNPRGMQMPSMFDRDASPLYDLNRDQMHRPPAVVALALTNPPITNPVQIISNNLTQMYKEMIGDVESPIDFMGNPYSDGDYPPEATEGGLPERGSHTGVHIWTGNPENDFIEDMGNFYSAARDPLFFAHHDNIDRMWIIWKTIPSAFPKDINGPVVPNPDDFNAAAFMFYDEKKNLVRVKVADCLDHTKMGYEYEHSDTPWTTYRPPQRAVPVNIEDLSKKAERGDQVFPLTLTKTMRVLVPKPTKGKADEVLVLENIISERSKIVRFDVFINDEDDKPDELDRAEYAGGFTQIPHKVRAAESANVLRLNLRELYENINIADDDFIVVTIVPHINGGDVTIGGIKIIPRVTI is encoded by the exons ATGCTGCTTGGACTGGGTGGTCTATACGGCCTCATCCGCAATGCTGAGGCGCTTCCGATTGCGCCTCCCGACGTGAGCAAGTGCGAGCCCGGAGGCGCCTATACATTTAGAAACGGAGAGGTAATATCTCTAGACGTCAACTGCTGCCCGCCCTACGCCGACGTTCAGAGCGACTACAAGCTTCCGACGTTTACTAAGCCTCGCATTAGGCCGGCGGCGCACAGGCTGACACCGGAATACATAGCCAAGTACGAGAGAGCCATCCAGAAGATGAAGGATTTGGACGTGACGGACCCCGACGATCCCCGCGGCTTCACTCAGCAGGCCAACGTCCATTGCGCTTACTGCAACGGCCCCTACGACCAGGTCAACCACGAGGGCATCGATATCCAGGTTCACAACTCATGGGTCTTCTTCCCTTTCCACAG GTGGTACCTCTATTTCTTCGAGAGGATCATGGGGGAACTCATCGAAGATCCCGATTTCGCCCTGCCCTACTGGAACTGGGACAACCCTAGGGGCATGCAGATGCCCTCAATGTTCGACAGGGATGCATCACCGCTCTACGACCTCAACCGAGACCAGATGCATCGGCCCCCTGCCGTCGTTGCTCTTGCCCTAACCAACCCCCCAATTACCAATCCTGTACAGATCATCTCCAACAATCTCACTCAGATGTACAAGGAAATGATTGGTGATGTCGAATCCCCCATCGACTTCATGGGTAATCCTTACAGTGATGGAGACTATCCCCCAGAAGCCACCGAGGGAGGATTGCCGGAGCGCGGCTCACACACCGGCGTCCACATCTGGACCGGAAACCCCGAAAACGATTTCATCGAAGACATGGGAAACTTCTACTCCGCGGCAAGAGACCCTCTCTTCTTCGCACATCACGATAATATCGATAGAATGTGGATCATATGGAAAACAATCCCATCCGCTTTCCCCAAGGATATCAACGGCCCGGTCGTCCCCAACCCCGACGATTTCAACGCCGCCGCCTTCATGTTCTACGACGAGAAGAAGAACCTCGTGCGAGTTAAGGTCGCAGACTGCTTGGACCACACCAAAATGGGATACGAGTATGAACATAGCGATACTCCATGGACGACCTACCGGCCACCGCAGAGGGCGGTGCCGGTGAATATCGAAGATCTCTCCAAGAAGGCAGAGAGAGGAGACCAAGTGTTCCCTCTCACTCTCACCAAGACTATGAGGGTTTTGGTGCCAAAACCAACCAAAGGCAAAGCCGACGAAGTGCTCGTGCTGGAGAACATAATCAGCGAAAGGTCCAAGATCGTGAGGTTTGACGTGTTCATCAACGATGAAGACGACAAGCCAGACGAGCTCGACAGGGCCGAGTATGCCGGGGGCTTCACGCAGATTCCGCACAAGGTTAGGGCTGCGGAAAGCGCCAACGTCCTTCGCTTGAACTTGAGGGAGCTCTATGAGAACATTAATATTGCTGATGATGATTTCATTGTGGTCACCATCGTTCCCCACATTAACGGTGGTGATGTTACCATCGGTGGTATTAAGATCATCCCGCGTGTTACCATTTGA